One region of Brassica napus cultivar Da-Ae chromosome A10, Da-Ae, whole genome shotgun sequence genomic DNA includes:
- the LOC106370467 gene encoding calcium-dependent protein kinase 34, with product MGNCCAHGREEPTQEKGLGDGAEASVKASRHSPASPPPATKQGPIGPVLGRPMEDVKSSYSLGKELGRGQFGVTYLCTQKATGLQFACKTIAKRKLVNKEDIEDVRREVQIMHHLTGQPNIVELKGAYEDKHNVHLVMELCAGGELFDRIIAKGHYSERAAASLLRTIVQIIHTCHSMGVIHRDLKPENFLLLNKEENSPLKATDFGLSVFYKPGEEFKDIVGSAYYIAPEVLKRKYGPEADIWSIGVMLYILLCGVPPFWAESENGIFNAILSGQIDFASDPWPAISHQAKDLVRKMLNSDPKQRLTAAQVLNHPWIKEDGEAPDVPLDNAVMSRLKQFKAMNNFKKVALRVIAGCLSEEEIMGLKEMFKGMDTDDSGTITLEELRQGLAKQGTRLSEYEVQQLMEAADADGNGTIDYGEFIAATMHINRLDREEHLFSAFQHFDKDNSGYITMEELEQALREFGMSDGRDIKEIISEVDGDNDGRINYEEFVAMMRKGNPDPNPKKRRELSFDTT from the exons ATGGGTAATTGTTGCGCTCATGGACGAGAAGAACCCACGCAGGAAAAAGGACTCGGAGACGGTGCAGAAGCCTCTGTGAAAGCCTCGAGACACTCACCAGCATCTCCTCCTCCCGCAACCAAACAAGGCCCCATAGGACCTGTCTTAGGCCGACCAATGGAAGATGTAAAAAGCTCATATTCATTAGGGAAAGAGCTTGGTCGTGGGCAGTTCGGTGTAACCTATCTCTGCACGCAAAAGGCCACGGGACTCCAATTCGCGTGCAAGACCATTGCCAAAAGGAAGCTGGTGAACAAGGAAGACATCGAGGACGTAAGAAGAGAGGTGCAGATAATGCATCACTTGACGGGTCAACCAAACATCGTGGAGCTCAAAGGAGCCTACGAGGATAAGCACAACGTGCATCTGGTTATGGAGCTTTGCGCTGGAGGAGAGTTGTTTGATAGGATTATAGCCAAAGGGCATTACTCTGAGAGAGCCGCGGCTTCGTTGCTAAGGACCATTGTTCAGATTATCCATACTTGTCATTCAATGGGGGTTATTCATAGGGACTTGAAGCCTGAGAACTTTTTGTTGCTTAACAAAGAAGAGAACTCTCCTCTCAAGGCAACGGACTTTGGGCTTTCCGTGTTCTACAAGCCAGGAGAGGAATTTAAAGATATTGTTGGAAGTGCTTATTACATTGCACCTGAGGTTTTGAAGAGGAAGTATGGACCAGAGGCTGATATTTGGAGCATTGGTGTCATGTTGTATATCCTCCTTTGTGGTGTTCCACCTTTCTGGGCTG AGTCGGAGAATGGGATTTTCAACGCCATTTTAAGTGGACAGATTGATTTTGCAAGTGATCCATGGCCAGCTATTTCCCACCAGGCTAAGGATCTTGTTAGGAAGATGCTTAACTCTGATCCAAAACAAAGATTAACCGCTGCTCAAGTTCTCA ACCATCCGTGGATTAAGGAGGATGGAGAAGCACCAGATGTTCCTCTTGACAATGCTGTGATGTCAAGGCTCAAGCAATTCAAAGCAATGAACAACTTTAAGAAAGTTGCTTTAAGG GTGATAGCCGGGTGCTTATCAGAAGAAGAAATCATGGGCTTGAAGGAGATGTTCAAAGGTATGGACACTGATGACAGCGGAACAATAACTCTTGAGGAACTAAGACAAGGACTTGCCAAGCAAGGGACAAGGTTATCTGAATACGAAGTCCAACAGTTAATGGAAGCT GCTGATGCGGACGGTAATGGAACAATAGACTATGGAGAGTTCATAGCAGCAACAATGCACATCAACAGACTTGACAGAGAAGAGCATCTCTTCTCAGCCTTCCAGCACTTTGACAAAGACAACAGTGG ATATATCACAATGGAAGAGCTGGAGCAAGCCCTGAGGGAGTTTGGTATGAGTGACGGCAGAGACATTAAGGAAATCATTTCTGAAGTTGATGGAGACAAC GATGGGAGGATAAACTATGAGGAGTTTGTGGCAATGATGAGGAAAGGAAACCCTGATCCGAACCCTAAGAAGCGGCGTGAACTGTCTTTTGACACAACTTGA
- the LOC106371815 gene encoding polyadenylate-binding protein RBP47B'-like isoform X2: MMTMMPPQPQGYHHPQTLEEVRTLWIGDLQYWVDENYLSSCFSQTGELVSVKVIRNKITGQPEGYGFIEFISHAAAERTLQTYNGTPMPGTEINFRLNWASFGSGQKVDPGTDHSIFVGDLAPDVTDYLLQETFRVHYSSVRGAKVVTDPSTGRSKGYGFVKFAEESERNRAMAEMNGLYCSTRPMRISAATPKKTVGLQQPYAAKVAAAVPAYAAQPAQVLAPENDMTCTTVSIADLDPNVTEEELKNAFSPLGEVIYVNIPETKGYGYVQFKTRTSAEEAMQNMQGHVIGQQAVRISWSKNPGQDGYATQADPNQWSGYYGYGQGYDAYAYGTAQDPSVYAYGGYGYPQYPQQGDGTQEVTNSAAEQDLYDPMSTPDVDKLNAGYFSVHASAILGRLSWHRTSPLAS; the protein is encoded by the exons atgatgacgatgatgcCTCCGCAGCCGCAAGGCTACCACCATCCGCAGACGCTGGAAGAAGTGCGAACCCTCTGGATTGGAGATTTGCAGTACTGGGTCGACGAAAATTACCTCTCTTCCTGCTTCTCCCAAACCGGCGAG CTTGTTTCTGTCAAGGTAATACGTAACAAGATCACAGGCCAACCAGAAGGTTACGGTTTCATAGAGTTTATATCTCACGCTGCAGCAGAGAGAACCCTTCAGACCTACAACGGCACACCAATGCCCGGAACCGAAATTAACTTCCGTTTAAACTGGGCTTCTTTTGGTTCAGGACAGAAAGTAGATCCTGGAACCGATCATTCTATCTTTGTCGGAGATTTAGCGCCTGATGTTACTGATTATCTTCTCCAAGAGACGTTCCGTGTTCACTATTCTTCCGTTAGAGGTGCCAAGGTTGTTACTGATCCGAGTACTGGACGATCTAAAGGCTACGGGTTTGTGAAGTTTGCTGAGGAGAGTGAAAGGAACCGTGCTATGGCTGAGATGAATGGGTTGTATTGCTCAACGAGGCCTATGCGTATTAGTGCAGCAACGCCTAAGAAAACCGTTGGCTTGCAGCAACCGTATGCTGCCAAAG TTGCTGCAGCAGTCCCAGCATACGCTGCTCAGCCAGCACAGGTTCTTGCACCTGAAAATGACATGACCTGTACAACG GTTTCGATTGCGGATTTAGACCCAAATGTTACAGAGGAAGAGCTGAAGAACGCATTTTCGCCACTAGGAGAGGTTATTTATGTTAACATACCTGAAACAAAGGGGTACGGTTATGTTCAATTCAAAACCAG GACGTCAGCAGAAGAAGCCATGCAGAACATGCAGGGACATGTGATTGGTCAACAAGCAGTACGCATCTCTTGGAGCAAAAATCCCGGACAG GATGGTTACGCTACACAAGCGGATCCGAATCAGTGGAGTGGGTATTATGGTTATGGGCAAGGCTATGATGCATACGCTTATGGGACAGCTCAAGACCCATCCGTGTACGCGTATGGTGGATATGGCTATCCCCAGTATCCGCAACAG GGAGACGGTACACAAGAAGTTACAAACTCTGCGGCAGAGCAAGACTTATATGACCCTATGTCCACTCCTGATGTAGACAA GTTAAATGCTGGTTACTTTTCGGTTCATGCAAGTGCCATACTAGGACGTCTATCGTGGCACCGTACCTCACCCCTCGCATCATAA
- the LOC106371815 gene encoding polyadenylate-binding protein RBP47B'-like isoform X1 codes for MMTMMPPQPQGYHHPQTLEEVRTLWIGDLQYWVDENYLSSCFSQTGELVSVKVIRNKITGQPEGYGFIEFISHAAAERTLQTYNGTPMPGTEINFRLNWASFGSGQKVDPGTDHSIFVGDLAPDVTDYLLQETFRVHYSSVRGAKVVTDPSTGRSKGYGFVKFAEESERNRAMAEMNGLYCSTRPMRISAATPKKTVGLQQPYAAKAAYPVPAPSAVAAAVPAYAAQPAQVLAPENDMTCTTVSIADLDPNVTEEELKNAFSPLGEVIYVNIPETKGYGYVQFKTRTSAEEAMQNMQGHVIGQQAVRISWSKNPGQDGYATQADPNQWSGYYGYGQGYDAYAYGTAQDPSVYAYGGYGYPQYPQQGDGTQEVTNSAAEQDLYDPMSTPDVDKLNAGYFSVHASAILGRLSWHRTSPLAS; via the exons atgatgacgatgatgcCTCCGCAGCCGCAAGGCTACCACCATCCGCAGACGCTGGAAGAAGTGCGAACCCTCTGGATTGGAGATTTGCAGTACTGGGTCGACGAAAATTACCTCTCTTCCTGCTTCTCCCAAACCGGCGAG CTTGTTTCTGTCAAGGTAATACGTAACAAGATCACAGGCCAACCAGAAGGTTACGGTTTCATAGAGTTTATATCTCACGCTGCAGCAGAGAGAACCCTTCAGACCTACAACGGCACACCAATGCCCGGAACCGAAATTAACTTCCGTTTAAACTGGGCTTCTTTTGGTTCAGGACAGAAAGTAGATCCTGGAACCGATCATTCTATCTTTGTCGGAGATTTAGCGCCTGATGTTACTGATTATCTTCTCCAAGAGACGTTCCGTGTTCACTATTCTTCCGTTAGAGGTGCCAAGGTTGTTACTGATCCGAGTACTGGACGATCTAAAGGCTACGGGTTTGTGAAGTTTGCTGAGGAGAGTGAAAGGAACCGTGCTATGGCTGAGATGAATGGGTTGTATTGCTCAACGAGGCCTATGCGTATTAGTGCAGCAACGCCTAAGAAAACCGTTGGCTTGCAGCAACCGTATGCTGCCAAAG CTGCTTACCCGGTTCCAGCCCCGTCTGCAGTTGCTGCAGCAGTCCCAGCATACGCTGCTCAGCCAGCACAGGTTCTTGCACCTGAAAATGACATGACCTGTACAACG GTTTCGATTGCGGATTTAGACCCAAATGTTACAGAGGAAGAGCTGAAGAACGCATTTTCGCCACTAGGAGAGGTTATTTATGTTAACATACCTGAAACAAAGGGGTACGGTTATGTTCAATTCAAAACCAG GACGTCAGCAGAAGAAGCCATGCAGAACATGCAGGGACATGTGATTGGTCAACAAGCAGTACGCATCTCTTGGAGCAAAAATCCCGGACAG GATGGTTACGCTACACAAGCGGATCCGAATCAGTGGAGTGGGTATTATGGTTATGGGCAAGGCTATGATGCATACGCTTATGGGACAGCTCAAGACCCATCCGTGTACGCGTATGGTGGATATGGCTATCCCCAGTATCCGCAACAG GGAGACGGTACACAAGAAGTTACAAACTCTGCGGCAGAGCAAGACTTATATGACCCTATGTCCACTCCTGATGTAGACAA GTTAAATGCTGGTTACTTTTCGGTTCATGCAAGTGCCATACTAGGACGTCTATCGTGGCACCGTACCTCACCCCTCGCATCATAA